From the Cryptomeria japonica chromosome 2, Sugi_1.0, whole genome shotgun sequence genome, one window contains:
- the LOC131078704 gene encoding uncharacterized protein LOC131078704 has protein sequence MSVKNGYIIPQTPPADPDAKKEYEYNAKAKHVILSGLTDTNFVRVIHCTSVKVTWDKLRRIYEGDMKVKEAKLQNLQAQFESLKMKEEEKIVDYLKRVDEIVNVVRGLEEDVTNEFIIKKVLRSPTTKYDTKVSIIEEAKDLKTFSMDELFGLLSPYEMRIVSAETSKREATFNVIKRGKEVATSVDEDDPDTTESNFIRNLKKGSRKYKGKLPFKCFNYEKIEYLAARCPYEKKEDNNEESFKDKDKKNYKSRIKKFQKKKSLYTIDSDIYDYESESTKDYSEDEKQTNLFMT, from the coding sequence ATGTCAGTTAAAAATGGATATATCATTCCCCAAACTCCTCCTGCTGACCCTGATGCTAAAAAGGAATACGAGTATAATGCTAAAGCCAAGCATGTCATCCTGAGTGGTCTAACTGATACAAACTTTGTTAGGGTTATACATTGTACATCTGTAAAAGTAACATGGGACAAGCTACGTAGAATCTATGAAGGAGATATGAAGGTGAAGGAGGCTAAACTGCAAAATCTTCAAGCTCAGTTTGAaagtttgaagatgaaagaagaagaaaagattgttGATTATCTAAAAAGGGTGGATGAAATAGTAAATGTTGTAAGAGGGCTTGAAGAGGACGTTACAAATGAATTTATAATCAAGAAGGTGTTGAGATCACCAACAACAAAGTATGACACAAAAGTCTCTATCATTGAGGAAGCTAAGGACTTGAAAACCTTCtccatggatgaactatttggtttACTGTCACCCTATGAGATGAGAATTGTAAGTGCTGAAACATCCAAGAGAGAAGCTACCTTCAATGTCATTAAGAGAGGTAAAGAAGTAGCAACAAgtgttgatgaagatgatcctgacaCTACTGAATCAAATTTTATCAGAAATTTGAAGAAAGGATCTagaaaatataaaggtaagttacccttcaagTGTTTTAACTATGAAAAAATAGAATATCTTGCTGCTAGGTGTCCTTATGAGAAGAAGGAAGATAACAATGAGGAAAGTTTCAAggataaagataaaaaaaattataaatctaGGATAAAGAAATTTCAAAAGAAGAAAAGTCTTTACACCATAGATAGTGATATCTATGATTATGAAAGTGAGTCAACTAAGGATTATAGTGAAGATGAAAAACAAACTAATCTATTTATGACATAA